A genomic stretch from Pseudomonas sp. MUP55 includes:
- a CDS encoding XylR family transcriptional regulator, whose protein sequence is MKTLPPVHRIALLFNGSKIYDRGIIAGIGNYLSSTRVSWDLFLEEDFLCRLRGIERWQGDGIIADFDDPLIGEALAGSRVPVVAVGGSYEDASQYPKGIPYVATDNHALMKLAYEHLIEAGLTRFACFSLPQAQANRWAQEREKAFRRLMQRDGLHVEVYRGLGTSAPLWDSAVEQQIAWLHSLPKPIGIIAVTDARARQLLQACLTAGIAVPEEVALIGIDNDPLTRTLTRVPLSSVIQGTETMGRTAAALLHQMLHGKPCAGTQILVPPEAINVQASSLHQPLGDPYVMQALLFIRQYACQGIKTAQVAAYVGVSRSSLESHFRKVRGCSVHDEILRFKLAAAAKGLENQALAIADIAQTCGFKSAQYLHTVFRREYGCTPRQYQHGAA, encoded by the coding sequence ATGAAAACCCTACCGCCCGTTCACCGCATCGCCTTGCTGTTCAATGGCAGCAAAATCTACGACCGCGGCATCATCGCCGGCATCGGCAATTACCTGAGCAGCACCCGCGTGTCCTGGGATTTGTTTCTGGAGGAAGATTTCCTGTGCCGCCTGCGTGGCATCGAGCGCTGGCAGGGCGATGGCATCATCGCCGACTTCGATGACCCGCTGATCGGCGAGGCGCTGGCCGGGAGTCGGGTGCCGGTGGTGGCGGTGGGCGGCTCGTATGAGGACGCCAGCCAGTACCCCAAGGGAATCCCCTATGTGGCGACCGATAATCATGCCTTGATGAAGTTGGCCTACGAGCACCTGATCGAGGCGGGGTTGACGCGGTTTGCCTGTTTCAGCCTGCCCCAGGCTCAGGCCAATCGCTGGGCCCAAGAGCGGGAGAAGGCCTTTCGCCGGTTGATGCAGCGCGATGGCCTGCACGTCGAGGTGTACCGCGGCCTGGGTACCAGCGCGCCGTTATGGGACAGCGCGGTGGAGCAGCAGATTGCCTGGCTGCACAGCCTGCCCAAGCCCATCGGCATTATCGCGGTGACCGATGCCCGTGCCCGCCAGCTGTTGCAAGCCTGCCTGACGGCGGGCATTGCGGTGCCCGAGGAAGTGGCCTTGATCGGCATCGACAACGACCCGCTGACCCGCACGCTGACGCGGGTGCCGCTCAGTTCGGTGATCCAGGGCACCGAGACCATGGGCCGTACCGCCGCCGCGCTGCTGCATCAGATGCTGCACGGCAAACCCTGCGCGGGGACGCAGATTCTGGTGCCGCCGGAAGCGATCAATGTGCAGGCTTCCAGCCTGCACCAACCGCTGGGCGATCCCTATGTGATGCAGGCCCTGCTGTTCATTCGCCAGTACGCATGCCAGGGCATCAAGACCGCGCAGGTGGCGGCGTATGTCGGGGTGTCGCGCTCGTCGCTGGAGTCGCACTTTCGCAAGGTGCGTGGGTGCAGCGTGCACGACGAGATCCTGCGCTTCAAACTTGCCGCCGCCGCCAAGGGCCTGGAAAACCAGGCCCTGGCGATTGCCGACATTGCGCAGACCTGTGGCTTCAAATCAGCGCAATACCTGCACACGGTGTTTCGTCGCGAGTACGGTTGCACGCCGAGGCAGTACCAGCACGGCGCGGCTTAG
- a CDS encoding LLM class flavin-dependent oxidoreductase, producing MKFSLFVHMERWDESVSHRQLFEDLTELTLMAEAGGFSTVWIGEHHAMEYTISPSPMPLLAYLAARTTTIHLGAGTIIAPFWHPLRVAGECALLDVISNGRMEVGLARGAYQIEFDRMAGGMPASSGGQALREMVPVVRALWKGDYAHDGDIWKFPTSTSVPKPIQQPSPPMWIAARDPDSHNFAVANGCNVMVTPLMKGDEEVLDLKNKFQAALDNNPGVPRPQLMVLRHTHVHAADDPQGWEVGAKAISKFYRTFDAWFGNKNVPVNGFLEPSPEEKFAARPEFELESLHKTAMIGTAQEIIPRIRYYQELGVDEFSFWCDNSLPHAEKKKSLALFIEQVVPAFR from the coding sequence ATGAAATTTTCGCTGTTCGTACACATGGAACGCTGGGATGAAAGCGTCAGCCACCGTCAGTTGTTCGAAGATTTGACCGAACTGACCCTGATGGCCGAAGCCGGTGGTTTCAGCACCGTGTGGATTGGCGAACACCACGCGATGGAATACACCATATCGCCCAGTCCAATGCCGCTGCTGGCTTACCTCGCGGCCCGAACCACCACTATCCATCTGGGCGCCGGCACCATCATCGCGCCGTTCTGGCATCCGCTGCGGGTGGCAGGCGAATGCGCGTTGCTCGACGTGATCAGCAACGGGCGCATGGAAGTGGGCCTGGCCCGTGGCGCGTACCAGATCGAATTCGATCGCATGGCCGGCGGCATGCCCGCCTCGAGCGGTGGCCAGGCCCTGCGCGAAATGGTGCCGGTGGTGCGCGCCCTGTGGAAAGGCGACTACGCCCACGACGGCGACATCTGGAAATTCCCCACCTCCACCAGCGTGCCCAAGCCGATCCAGCAGCCCAGCCCACCGATGTGGATCGCCGCACGCGACCCCGACTCCCACAACTTTGCAGTAGCAAACGGCTGCAACGTGATGGTCACGCCGCTGATGAAGGGCGACGAAGAAGTCCTGGACCTTAAAAACAAATTCCAGGCTGCCCTGGACAACAACCCTGGCGTGCCCCGCCCGCAATTGATGGTGCTGCGTCACACCCACGTGCACGCCGCTGATGACCCGCAAGGTTGGGAAGTCGGGGCCAAGGCAATCTCGAAATTCTATCGTACCTTCGATGCCTGGTTCGGCAACAAGAACGTGCCGGTCAATGGTTTCCTGGAGCCAAGCCCGGAAGAGAAGTTTGCCGCACGCCCAGAGTTCGAACTGGAAAGCCTGCACAAAACCGCGATGATCGGCACCGCGCAAGAGATCATCCCGCGCATTCGGTACTACCAGGAACTGGGCGTGGATGAGTTCAGCTTCTGGTGCGACAACAGCCTGCCCCATGCCGAGAAGAAGAAGTCCCTGGCACTGTTTATCGAGCAGGTAGTGCCGGCGTTTCGTTGA
- a CDS encoding purine-cytosine permease family protein — MPQMSRQDPLIEHHTVDYVPLAERHGKARDLFTLWFSTNIAPLPIVTGAMVAQVFHLNLMWGLLAIILGHLLGGVVIALASAQGPRMGIPQMVQSRGQFGRYGALLIVFFAALIYIGFFISNIVLAGKSIVGIVPSVPVPASILIGALSATAIGVIGYRFIHTLNRIGTWVMGSALLAGFVYIFAHDLPPDFFTRGGFNAAGWLATVSLGVIWQISFSPYTSDYSRYLPADIGITRPFIATYLGATLGTILSFAFGLVAALATPEGTEAMIAVKQATGALGPILMVLFLLNIISHNALNLYGAVLSIITSIQTFASRWTPSIKVRVVLSGVILGGCCVVALGASADFIAQFIGLILALLLVLVPWASINLIDFYIIKRGVYDIASIFQADGGVYGRFNLHAIVAYFIGIIVQLPFANTSLYVGPWANLVDGADLSWLVGLVVTCPLYYCLATRKQTQKVRAVKLGYSD, encoded by the coding sequence ATGCCTCAAATGTCCCGGCAAGACCCCCTGATCGAGCATCACACGGTCGATTACGTCCCCCTCGCAGAGCGCCACGGGAAGGCCCGCGACCTGTTCACATTGTGGTTCAGTACCAATATCGCGCCGCTGCCCATCGTCACTGGCGCAATGGTGGCCCAGGTGTTTCATCTCAACCTGATGTGGGGGCTGCTGGCGATCATCCTCGGACACCTGCTCGGCGGTGTGGTGATCGCCCTGGCCTCGGCCCAGGGCCCGCGCATGGGCATCCCGCAGATGGTGCAGAGCCGTGGCCAGTTCGGGCGCTACGGCGCGCTGCTGATCGTGTTTTTCGCGGCGCTGATCTACATCGGCTTTTTCATTTCCAATATCGTGCTGGCCGGCAAATCCATCGTCGGCATCGTGCCCTCGGTCCCTGTGCCGGCGAGCATCCTCATCGGCGCCCTCAGCGCTACGGCCATTGGCGTGATCGGCTACCGCTTCATCCATACCTTGAACCGCATCGGCACGTGGGTGATGGGCAGCGCGTTGCTCGCCGGTTTTGTCTACATCTTTGCCCACGACCTGCCGCCGGACTTCTTCACCCGCGGCGGCTTCAACGCCGCCGGCTGGCTGGCCACGGTGTCGCTGGGGGTGATCTGGCAGATCAGCTTTTCGCCCTACACCAGTGACTATTCGCGTTATCTGCCGGCGGACATCGGCATCACCCGACCGTTTATAGCCACCTACCTGGGCGCGACCCTGGGCACCATCCTGTCGTTCGCTTTCGGCCTGGTGGCGGCACTGGCGACACCGGAAGGCACCGAAGCCATGATCGCAGTCAAGCAAGCCACCGGCGCGCTGGGGCCGATCCTGATGGTGCTGTTTCTGCTCAATATCATTAGCCACAACGCACTGAACCTGTACGGGGCGGTGCTTTCGATCATCACCTCAATCCAGACCTTCGCCAGCCGCTGGACCCCCAGCATCAAAGTGCGCGTGGTGCTCTCGGGCGTGATCCTCGGCGGTTGCTGCGTGGTGGCGCTGGGCGCGTCCGCGGACTTCATCGCGCAATTTATCGGGCTGATTCTCGCGCTGTTGCTGGTGCTGGTGCCTTGGGCCTCGATCAACCTGATCGATTTTTACATCATCAAACGCGGGGTGTACGACATCGCCTCGATCTTCCAGGCGGATGGCGGAGTGTATGGGCGGTTTAACCTGCATGCGATCGTGGCGTATTTCATCGGGATCATCGTGCAACTGCCGTTTGCCAATACGTCGTTGTATGTGGGGCCGTGGGCCAACCTGGTGGACGGCGCGGACCTGTCGTGGCTGGTGGGGTTGGTGGTGACGTGTCCGTTGTATTACTGCCTGGCGACGCGCAAGCAGACGCAGAAGGTCCGAGCGGTGAAGTTGGGTTATTCGGACTGA
- a CDS encoding carbohydrate porin encodes MNPTSHTSLGRLLLGLAFAAALPVQADDSTLTGDWGGLRRELDEQGVRLTGDYSGETAYNAHGGQHRSARYSQNLKLGVQFDLGMLYGLQHGDRIQLTINDRRGNSASDDLVGNRLPIQENYGGLYTRLTELSYERTLFTPALNLKLGYMAMGNDLGGLDSGILCNFMNAGFCGHPLNMSGGSGWANYPNAHLGARVKYDFSPNWQLRVAAFNVDPSSNGNASRAWHLGPKHTTGTVVPIELIYKHAGSLPGEYKLGYYYDSSDVKRIGSDKDVGGRGGHYLFIDQAVWASPSSQGRSLHAFGQYSAASEAASPFSKWYGAGVVLYKPFEGRPRDSVALGYGRAVPNPRSREVQELAAFNADRPYPGLDSAEQLIELSYGYQATPWLTLRPDMQYIIEPGAFSGESIDNALILGLQVKAVF; translated from the coding sequence ATGAACCCTACTTCTCATACCTCCCTTGGGCGCCTGTTGCTGGGCCTGGCCTTTGCCGCCGCCCTGCCCGTTCAGGCCGACGACAGCACGCTGACCGGCGACTGGGGCGGCCTGCGCCGCGAACTCGACGAGCAAGGCGTGCGCTTGACCGGCGACTACAGCGGCGAGACCGCCTACAACGCCCACGGCGGCCAGCACCGCTCGGCGCGCTATTCGCAAAACCTCAAGCTGGGTGTGCAGTTCGACCTGGGCATGCTCTACGGTTTGCAACATGGCGACCGCATCCAGCTGACGATCAACGACCGGCGTGGCAACAGCGCCTCCGACGACCTGGTGGGCAATCGCCTGCCGATCCAGGAAAACTACGGCGGCCTCTATACGCGCCTGACCGAGCTGAGCTATGAGCGCACGCTGTTCACCCCGGCGCTTAACCTCAAGCTCGGTTACATGGCCATGGGCAACGACCTCGGCGGCCTGGACAGCGGCATTCTGTGCAACTTCATGAACGCCGGTTTCTGCGGGCACCCGCTGAACATGTCGGGCGGCAGCGGCTGGGCCAACTACCCGAATGCGCATCTGGGCGCCCGAGTGAAATACGACTTTTCGCCCAACTGGCAACTGCGCGTGGCGGCGTTCAATGTCGACCCTTCCAGCAACGGCAACGCCAGCCGCGCCTGGCACTTGGGGCCCAAGCACACCACCGGCACCGTGGTGCCCATCGAGCTGATCTACAAACACGCCGGCAGCCTGCCGGGTGAATACAAGCTCGGTTATTACTACGACAGCTCCGATGTAAAGCGCATCGGCAGCGATAAGGACGTCGGTGGTCGCGGCGGCCACTACCTGTTTATCGACCAGGCCGTGTGGGCCTCGCCATCGTCCCAGGGGCGCAGCCTGCACGCCTTCGGCCAGTATTCGGCGGCCAGCGAGGCGGCGTCGCCGTTCAGCAAGTGGTATGGCGCCGGCGTGGTGCTGTACAAACCGTTCGAAGGCCGCCCGCGTGACAGCGTCGCCCTGGGCTATGGACGCGCCGTGCCGAACCCGCGCAGCCGCGAGGTGCAGGAACTTGCCGCGTTCAATGCCGACCGGCCCTACCCGGGGCTGGACAGCGCCGAGCAGTTGATCGAGCTCAGTTATGGCTACCAGGCCACGCCCTGGCTGACGCTGAGGCCGGATATGCAGTACATCATCGAACCGGGGGCGTTTTCCGGGGAGAGCATCGACAATGCGCTGATCCTGGGTTTGCAAGTCAAGGCCGTGTTCTAA
- a CDS encoding glucose/quinate/shikimate family membrane-bound PQQ-dependent dehydrogenase has translation MKRASRAAGVSRILLLGLGVIIALLGLALAVGGAKLVSLGGSWYFLVGGVVMAIAGLLIARRKPAGAWLFAAFLVGTAVWAVADAGLVYWPLFSRLFMFAVIGIVVALVYPLLAGKPARGAYGVAAVLALGVVVAAGNMFVAHPSVAPTGTGPGITPVAAADAQKDWAHYGNTEGGSRFAALDQINRDNIDKLKVAWTYRTGDVAISDGNGAEDQLTPLQIGNKVFICTPHNNLIALDADTGKELWKNEVNAQSAVWQRCRGMAYFDASAPIAQPTQPNSSPIIAASVPAGAQCQRRLLTNTIDARLIAVDADTGKFCEDFGNHGQVDLKAGLGNVPDSYYQLSSAPLIAGTTVVVGGRVADNVQTDMPGGVIRGFDVISGQMRWAFDPGNPQDKQAPATGSTYVRSTPNSWAPMSYDPQMNTVFLPMGSSSTDIYGVERTALNHKYGASVLALDASTGAEKWVYQTVHNDLWDFDLPMQPSLIDFTPPGSDKAVPAVVIGTKAGQIYVLDRATGKPLTDVQEVPVKAANIPNEPYSPTQPKSVGMPQIGAQTLTESDMWGATPYDQLLCRIDFKGMRYDGLYTAPGTDKSLSFPGSLGGMNWGSISTDPVHGFIFVNDMRLGLWIQMVPSQNKAQAASGGEALNTGMGAVPLKGTPYAVNKNRFLSVAGIPCQAPPFGTLTAIDMKTQKVAWQVPVGTVEDTGPLGIRMHLPIKVGLPTLGGTLSTQGGLIFIAGTQDFYLRAFNSGNGDEIWKARLPVGSQGGPMTYVSPKTGKQYIVITAGGARQSTDRGDYVIAYALP, from the coding sequence ATGAAACGAGCATCGCGCGCCGCTGGCGTCTCTAGAATCCTATTGCTGGGCCTGGGCGTGATCATCGCCCTGCTCGGCCTTGCGCTCGCCGTCGGCGGCGCCAAACTGGTCAGCCTGGGAGGTTCCTGGTACTTCCTGGTCGGTGGCGTGGTCATGGCCATTGCCGGGCTGCTGATTGCCCGGCGCAAGCCGGCAGGCGCCTGGTTGTTCGCCGCGTTCCTGGTCGGCACGGCCGTATGGGCGGTCGCGGATGCAGGGCTGGTGTACTGGCCGCTGTTCTCGCGATTGTTCATGTTCGCGGTGATCGGCATCGTGGTCGCGCTGGTCTATCCGTTGCTGGCCGGCAAACCAGCGCGTGGTGCCTATGGCGTCGCGGCCGTGCTGGCGCTGGGCGTGGTGGTGGCGGCAGGCAATATGTTCGTCGCGCACCCCAGCGTAGCGCCGACCGGTACCGGCCCTGGCATCACCCCGGTGGCCGCAGCCGATGCCCAGAAAGACTGGGCACACTACGGCAACACCGAAGGCGGCAGCCGCTTCGCCGCGCTGGACCAGATCAATCGCGACAACATCGACAAGCTCAAAGTCGCCTGGACCTACCGTACCGGCGACGTGGCCATCAGCGACGGCAACGGCGCCGAGGACCAACTGACGCCCCTGCAAATCGGCAATAAAGTGTTCATCTGCACCCCGCACAACAACTTGATCGCGCTGGACGCCGACACCGGCAAGGAACTGTGGAAAAACGAGGTCAACGCCCAATCGGCGGTATGGCAGCGTTGCCGGGGCATGGCGTATTTCGATGCCAGCGCGCCGATTGCCCAACCGACCCAGCCGAACAGTTCGCCGATCATCGCCGCCAGCGTTCCCGCCGGTGCGCAATGCCAGCGTCGCCTGCTGACCAACACCATCGATGCACGCCTGATCGCCGTGGACGCCGACACCGGTAAATTCTGCGAAGACTTCGGCAACCATGGCCAGGTAGACCTCAAAGCCGGACTCGGCAATGTGCCGGACAGCTACTACCAATTGTCCTCGGCGCCGTTGATTGCCGGCACCACCGTGGTGGTGGGCGGCCGCGTTGCGGATAACGTCCAGACCGACATGCCCGGCGGCGTGATCCGTGGCTTCGATGTGATCAGCGGCCAGATGCGCTGGGCCTTCGACCCGGGCAATCCGCAAGACAAACAGGCCCCGGCCACCGGCAGCACCTACGTGCGCAGCACCCCCAACAGCTGGGCGCCGATGTCTTACGACCCGCAGATGAACACGGTTTTCCTGCCGATGGGCAGCTCGTCCACTGACATCTACGGTGTAGAGCGCACCGCGCTCAATCATAAATACGGTGCTTCGGTTCTGGCGCTGGACGCCTCCACCGGCGCAGAGAAGTGGGTGTACCAGACGGTCCACAACGACCTGTGGGACTTCGACCTGCCGATGCAACCCAGCCTGATCGACTTCACCCCGCCGGGCAGCGACAAGGCAGTGCCCGCCGTGGTGATCGGCACCAAGGCCGGGCAGATCTATGTGCTGGACCGCGCCACCGGCAAGCCGTTGACCGACGTGCAGGAAGTGCCGGTCAAAGCCGCGAACATCCCCAACGAGCCTTACTCGCCGACCCAGCCCAAATCGGTGGGCATGCCGCAGATCGGCGCGCAGACCCTGACCGAATCGGACATGTGGGGCGCGACACCGTACGACCAGTTGCTGTGCCGCATCGACTTCAAGGGCATGCGCTACGACGGCCTGTACACCGCGCCGGGCACCGATAAATCCCTGAGTTTCCCGGGCTCACTGGGCGGGATGAACTGGGGCAGTATTTCCACCGACCCGGTGCACGGTTTCATCTTCGTCAACGACATGCGCCTGGGCCTGTGGATCCAGATGGTGCCGTCGCAGAACAAGGCCCAGGCCGCCTCCGGTGGCGAAGCGCTGAACACCGGCATGGGCGCCGTGCCGCTCAAGGGCACGCCGTATGCGGTGAACAAGAACCGCTTCCTGTCGGTGGCCGGCATTCCGTGCCAGGCACCGCCGTTCGGCACCTTGACCGCCATCGACATGAAGACGCAAAAGGTCGCCTGGCAAGTCCCGGTGGGTACCGTTGAAGACACCGGCCCCCTGGGTATCCGCATGCACCTGCCGATCAAGGTGGGCCTGCCGACGCTCGGCGGTACGCTGTCGACCCAGGGTGGCCTGATCTTTATCGCCGGCACCCAGGACTTCTACCTGCGCGCTTTCAACAGCGGCAACGGCGATGAAATCTGGAAAGCCCGCCTGCCCGTGGGCAGCCAGGGCGGCCCGATGACCTACGTGTCACCGAAAACCGGCAAGCAGTACATCGTCATCACCGCCGGCGGTGCGCGCCAGTCCACTGACCGTGGCGACTACGTGATCGCCTACGCCTTGCCGTAA
- the xylA gene encoding xylose isomerase — protein sequence MPYFPGVEKVRFEGPASDAPLAFRHYDANKLILGKPMREHLRMAACYWHTFVWPGADMFGVGTFKRPWQRSGDPMELAIGKAEAAFEFFSKLGIDYYSFHDTDVAPEGSSLKEYRNHFAQMVDHLERHQEQTGIKLLWGTANCFSNPRFAAGAASNPDPEVFAYAAAQVFSAMNATLRLKGSNYVLWGGREGYETLLNTDLKREREQLGRFMRMVVEHKHKIGFKGDLLIEPKPQEPTKHQYDYDSATVFGFLHEYGLEHEIKVNIEANHATLAGHSFHHEIATAVSLGIFGSIDANRGDPQNGWDTDQFPNSVEEMTLATYEILKAGGFKNGGYNFDSKVRRQSLDDVDLFHGHVAAMDVLALALERAAAMVQNDQLQQFKDQRYAGWDQSLGRAVLAGEFSLASLAEHAFANELNPQAVSGRQEMLEGVVNRFIYT from the coding sequence ATGCCGTACTTCCCCGGTGTCGAGAAGGTGCGCTTCGAAGGCCCTGCCAGCGACGCCCCTCTCGCCTTTCGTCATTACGATGCGAACAAACTGATCCTCGGCAAACCCATGCGTGAGCACCTGCGCATGGCCGCCTGTTACTGGCACACCTTTGTGTGGCCGGGGGCGGATATGTTTGGTGTGGGCACCTTCAAGCGGCCGTGGCAGCGCAGCGGTGATCCGATGGAGTTGGCCATCGGCAAGGCGGAGGCCGCGTTTGAGTTTTTCTCCAAGCTGGGCATTGATTACTACAGTTTCCACGACACCGACGTGGCCCCCGAAGGCAGTTCGCTCAAGGAATACCGCAACCACTTTGCGCAGATGGTCGATCACCTGGAGCGTCACCAGGAACAAACCGGTATCAAGCTGCTGTGGGGCACCGCCAACTGCTTCAGCAACCCGCGCTTCGCCGCCGGTGCCGCGAGCAACCCGGACCCTGAAGTGTTCGCCTACGCGGCGGCCCAGGTGTTCAGCGCGATGAACGCCACGCTGCGGCTCAAGGGCTCCAATTATGTGCTGTGGGGTGGCCGTGAGGGCTATGAAACCCTGCTCAATACCGACCTCAAGCGCGAGCGTGAACAACTCGGCCGGTTCATGCGCATGGTGGTGGAACACAAGCACAAGATCGGCTTCAAGGGCGACCTGCTGATCGAGCCCAAGCCTCAGGAGCCGACCAAGCACCAGTACGATTACGACAGCGCCACGGTGTTCGGCTTTCTGCATGAGTACGGCCTGGAACACGAGATCAAGGTCAACATCGAGGCCAACCACGCCACCCTGGCCGGGCACAGCTTTCATCATGAGATCGCCACCGCCGTGTCCCTGGGGATTTTCGGCAGCATCGACGCCAACCGTGGCGACCCGCAGAACGGCTGGGACACCGACCAGTTCCCCAACAGCGTCGAGGAAATGACCCTGGCCACCTATGAAATCCTCAAGGCCGGCGGGTTCAAGAACGGCGGCTACAATTTCGATTCCAAGGTGCGCCGCCAAAGCCTGGATGATGTGGACTTGTTCCACGGCCATGTGGCCGCTATGGATGTACTGGCCCTGGCGTTGGAACGCGCGGCCGCCATGGTGCAGAACGACCAGTTGCAACAGTTCAAGGACCAGCGTTATGCCGGTTGGGACCAGTCCCTGGGCCGTGCGGTGCTGGCCGGTGAGTTCAGCCTGGCGTCGCTCGCCGAACATGCGTTTGCCAACGAACTCAACCCGCAGGCCGTGAGTGGCCGGCAGGAGATGCTCGAAGGCGTGGTAAACCGGTTCATCTACACCTGA
- the xylF gene encoding D-xylose ABC transporter substrate-binding protein gives MKSFKRTLLATTLALLALPVMADSAHPKIGFSIDDLRLERWSRDRDYFVAAAEKLDAKVFVQSADANEQKQISQIENLISRGVDVIVIVPFNATVLTNAVAEAKKAGIKVVSYDRLILNADIDAYISFDNEKVGEMQANGVLQAAPKGNYFLLGGAPTDNNAKVLREGQMKVLQPAIDKGDIKIVGQQWVKEWNPTEALSIVENALTRNDNKIDAIVASNDATAGGAIQALAAQKLAGKVPISGQDADLAAIKRVIDGTQTMTVYKPLKLIATEAAKLSVQLARNEKPTYSSQYDNGSKQVDTILLTPTPLTTANIDVLEKDGFYTKEQIAGQ, from the coding sequence ATGAAGTCATTCAAACGTACCCTGCTCGCCACCACCCTGGCCCTGCTCGCCCTGCCGGTGATGGCCGATTCGGCGCATCCGAAAATCGGCTTTTCCATCGACGACCTGCGCCTGGAGCGCTGGTCCCGAGACCGCGACTACTTTGTCGCGGCGGCGGAAAAGCTCGACGCCAAGGTGTTCGTGCAGTCGGCCGACGCCAACGAGCAGAAGCAAATCTCGCAGATCGAAAACCTCATCTCCCGTGGCGTCGACGTGATCGTTATCGTGCCGTTCAACGCCACGGTGCTGACCAACGCGGTCGCCGAAGCCAAGAAGGCCGGGATCAAGGTCGTGTCTTACGACCGCCTGATCCTCAACGCGGACATCGACGCCTACATCTCCTTCGATAACGAAAAAGTCGGCGAAATGCAGGCCAACGGCGTGCTGCAGGCGGCGCCCAAGGGCAACTACTTCCTGCTCGGCGGCGCGCCTACCGACAACAACGCCAAGGTGCTGCGCGAAGGCCAGATGAAAGTGCTGCAACCGGCCATCGACAAGGGCGACATCAAGATCGTCGGCCAGCAATGGGTCAAGGAATGGAACCCCACCGAGGCTCTGAGCATTGTCGAGAACGCCCTGACCCGCAACGACAACAAGATCGACGCCATTGTCGCCTCCAACGACGCCACCGCCGGCGGTGCGATCCAGGCCCTGGCCGCGCAGAAACTGGCGGGCAAGGTGCCGATTTCCGGGCAGGATGCTGACCTCGCAGCGATCAAGCGCGTGATCGACGGCACCCAGACCATGACCGTGTACAAGCCGCTCAAATTGATCGCCACCGAGGCGGCCAAACTATCGGTGCAACTGGCACGCAATGAAAAGCCTACCTACAGCTCGCAATACGACAACGGCAGCAAGCAGGTCGACACCATCCTGCTCACGCCAACGCCGCTGACCACGGCCAACATCGACGTGCTGGAGAAGGACGGTTTCTACACCAAAGAGCAGATCGCCGGGCAATGA
- a CDS encoding flavin reductase family protein: protein MIDAAIYKQVMGSFPSGVTVITTLDDDGQIVGLTASAFSSLSMDPALVLFCPNYSSDSYPVLIKNKRFAIHVLSGGQQSEAYAFARKGKDKAQGIEWTLSALGNPILANATAVIECELWREYEGGDHAIMVGSVKNLIVPTQPNGPLVYCHGKMGTLPVPA from the coding sequence ATGATCGATGCCGCCATCTACAAACAAGTGATGGGTTCGTTTCCGTCCGGGGTCACCGTGATTACTACCCTGGACGACGACGGGCAAATCGTCGGCCTCACCGCCAGCGCGTTCAGCTCGCTGTCCATGGACCCGGCCCTGGTGCTTTTCTGCCCCAACTACAGCTCCGACTCCTACCCCGTACTGATCAAGAACAAGCGCTTCGCCATCCATGTGCTGTCCGGCGGACAGCAAAGCGAAGCCTATGCCTTTGCGCGCAAAGGCAAGGACAAGGCCCAAGGCATCGAGTGGACCCTGAGTGCATTGGGCAATCCGATCCTGGCCAACGCCACGGCGGTCATTGAATGCGAGTTGTGGCGCGAGTATGAAGGCGGCGACCACGCAATCATGGTTGGCTCGGTCAAGAACCTGATCGTGCCGACACAGCCGAATGGGCCCCTGGTGTATTGCCACGGCAAGATGGGTACCCTGCCGGTGCCTGCTTGA